GTCGCGGTGTCCAAGGGCGCGGTGGTCGTGGACAACTCCGGCGCGTTCCGGATGGACCCGGACGTGCCGCTGGTCGTGCCCGAGGTCAATGCGCACACGGCGCGGGTGCGTCCGCGCGGCATCATCGCCAACCCGAACTGCACGACGCTCTCGATGATCGTCGCGCTGGGGGCGCTGCATGCCGAGTACGGGTTGAGCGAGCTGATCGTCTCCTCGTACCAGGCCGTTTCCGGGACGGGCAAGGCCGGCGTCGACACCTTGCGCGCTCAGCTGTCCGCGGTGACCGGTACGGAGCTGGGCACCACGCCCGGCGATGTGCGCCGGGCCGTCGGGGACACGCTGGGGCCGTTCCCGGCGCCGATCGCCCTCAATGTCGTGCCCTGGGCCGGCACGCTCCGGGAGGACGGCTGGTCCTCCGAAGAACTCAAGATCCGTAACGAGTCCCGCAAGATCCTGGGGCTGCCGGATCTGCCGGTCACCGCCACCTGTGTACGGGTGCCGGTGATCACCACCCACTCCCTGACCGTGCACGCCCGGTTCGAGAACGAGGTCTCGGTCGGCGGTGCGCACGAGATCCTGGCCGCCGCCCCCGGGGTCGTCCTCAGCGACGACCCGGCCGAGGACGAGTACCCGACCCCTGCCGATGTCGTCGGTACGGATCCGACCTGGGTCGGACGGGTGCGGCGCTCCATGGATGATCCGCGGGCGCTGGAGCTGTTCGTGTGCGGGGACAATCTGCGCAAGGGAGCTGCCCTGAACACGGCGCAGGTGGGGGAGCTGGTGGCGCGGGAGCTTCGGGGATAGAGCGGGATGCCCCTGAGGGGAGAGCCTGATGCCCTTAGGGGTAGGGCGGACCCCCGTGGGGGTGCGGTGGTGGGTCCGGTCCCTTGAGGGGGCCGGACCTTTAAGGTTGCGGCGGGATACCGGTGCGGGCTCCGGCCGTGGTGGGGAGCCGAGTTGGCGGGATCGGGCGTCGTGTGCCCACCGCCTGGGGGATACTTCGTGGAGCGTGTGAAGATTCTGTGAGCGGATTACCGGTCCGAACCTCTTGATCTGGACTGACGGCCTGTTCGGCCATTCGCTCCCCGCCAGACTGCAACCGGCAGTTGGGCGGGGAGCGTCTTTGTGGCCGCCCGCAGGGGTGGCCCGGGATGTCCGCGGGTCGCAGGGTGAGGCCGCGGTATCGGGGAATTCGCGTCGGGCAATGAGGGCATTCAGGAAGAGCTGGTGCGCATGAGGGCATTTGATGCATCGTCAAAAGCGGTGCCTTGCGCGTACAACCCTTATAGGGGGAAGCGTGTCCAACAAGCGTGGCAGAGGTACTCGGATTCACCATCGCCCCGGCGGGGGCTGCGGGCGCGACAGTGCGCCCGCCGCGGTCCCTTGCGTCCGGGGGCATGCCAGTGATCGCTCCCTGGCCCACCACCACGCGTCCCGCGCAGATTCCTCCGCAGCGTGGGGACACTGACGACGCGATGGCAGCGGGCACCACAGTCGACCACCTCACCGAGACCTACCGCGCGCACTACCGCTCCCTGCTCGGTCTCGCCGCGCTGCTCCTCGACGACACCGCCTCCTGCGAGGACGTCGTCCAGGAAGCCTTCATCCGCGTGCACTCCGCGCGTGGACGCGTGCGCGAGCCCGAGAAGACCCTCGCCTATCTGCGGCAGACGGTCGTCAACCTCTCGCGCTCCGCGCTGCGCCGCCGCATCCTCGGTCTCAAGCTGCTCTCCAAGCCGATGCCCGACATGGCGAGCGCCGAGGAGGGCGCCTACGACCTGCTGGAGCGGGACCAGCTGATCCAGGCGATGCGCGGTCTGCAGCGCCGGCAGCGTGAGGTGCTGGTGCTGCGCTACTTCGCCGATATGACCGAGG
This portion of the Streptomyces sp. 2114.4 genome encodes:
- a CDS encoding aspartate-semialdehyde dehydrogenase, encoding MIPAEAGRPSLADTAWADARKAAKPHLAVVGATGAVGSVLLGILSERADIWGEIRLIASPRSAGRKLTVRGEQVEVVALSEEAFDGIDVAMFDVPDEVSAQWAPVAVSKGAVVVDNSGAFRMDPDVPLVVPEVNAHTARVRPRGIIANPNCTTLSMIVALGALHAEYGLSELIVSSYQAVSGTGKAGVDTLRAQLSAVTGTELGTTPGDVRRAVGDTLGPFPAPIALNVVPWAGTLREDGWSSEELKIRNESRKILGLPDLPVTATCVRVPVITTHSLTVHARFENEVSVGGAHEILAAAPGVVLSDDPAEDEYPTPADVVGTDPTWVGRVRRSMDDPRALELFVCGDNLRKGAALNTAQVGELVARELRG
- a CDS encoding SigE family RNA polymerase sigma factor, translating into MPVIAPWPTTTRPAQIPPQRGDTDDAMAAGTTVDHLTETYRAHYRSLLGLAALLLDDTASCEDVVQEAFIRVHSARGRVREPEKTLAYLRQTVVNLSRSALRRRILGLKLLSKPMPDMASAEEGAYDLLERDQLIQAMRGLQRRQREVLVLRYFADMTEAQVAQTLGISLGSVKAYGSRGIAALRVAMEAPA